The proteins below are encoded in one region of Bifidobacterium dentium JCM 1195 = DSM 20436:
- a CDS encoding LacI family DNA-binding transcriptional regulator — translation MSRQTGSNGEHVVTMREVAKAAGVSIKTVSNVVNDYEFVSQATRDKVNKAIDELGYTVNVSARNLRTGQTGIIGLAIPDLQMPYFAQLSSLVIEEAKKLGLRVIVEPTLYSREGEIDALHGSQQTMIDGLIYSPLELDQDDVDQLKVDYPLVLIGERIFTDLVDHIATENVEGAKRATSYLLQTGCRRVAVVGVHPGEKVGSAALRYRGYREALEEAGVEFDERLVVSSGMWHRSDGVKAMNSLFDSGVIPDGVVALNDMLASGVMHAIQMHDYRIPEDISVIGFDNSDDSQYLSPALTSIDPGLEAVARLSVKVLKERIDGREPNGEHPGRKVFRKVSSSLVMRQSTKLPQESLVV, via the coding sequence ATGTCGAGGCAGACTGGGTCCAACGGCGAGCATGTCGTAACCATGCGTGAAGTGGCCAAGGCGGCCGGCGTGTCCATCAAGACCGTGTCGAATGTGGTCAACGACTATGAGTTCGTCTCTCAGGCCACTCGCGACAAGGTGAACAAGGCCATCGATGAGCTTGGCTATACCGTCAATGTGTCCGCACGTAATTTGCGTACGGGGCAGACGGGCATCATCGGTCTGGCCATTCCGGATCTGCAGATGCCGTATTTCGCACAGCTTTCGTCATTGGTCATAGAGGAAGCCAAGAAGCTTGGCTTGCGTGTGATCGTGGAGCCTACGCTGTATTCGCGCGAAGGTGAGATCGATGCGTTGCACGGCTCCCAGCAGACCATGATCGACGGTCTGATCTACAGCCCGCTTGAACTCGATCAGGATGACGTCGACCAATTGAAGGTGGATTATCCGCTGGTGCTGATCGGAGAACGCATCTTCACGGATCTGGTCGATCATATCGCCACTGAGAACGTGGAGGGTGCCAAGCGTGCCACTTCCTACCTGTTGCAGACCGGGTGCAGGCGTGTGGCCGTGGTCGGCGTTCATCCGGGGGAGAAGGTCGGCTCCGCCGCACTACGTTACCGAGGTTATCGCGAGGCGTTGGAAGAGGCCGGCGTGGAATTCGATGAGCGGCTCGTGGTCTCGTCCGGTATGTGGCACCGTAGTGACGGCGTGAAGGCCATGAACTCACTGTTCGATTCCGGTGTGATTCCCGACGGCGTTGTTGCGTTGAACGATATGCTTGCCTCCGGCGTGATGCATGCCATTCAGATGCACGATTATCGGATTCCTGAGGATATTTCCGTGATCGGTTTCGATAATTCCGACGATTCCCAGTATCTTTCGCCGGCGTTGACGTCGATTGACCCGGGACTTGAGGCGGTTGCGAGACTTTCCGTCAAGGTGTTGAAGGAACGCATCGACGGACGTGAACCGAACGGCGAACACCCGGGGCGCAAGGTGTTCCGCAAGGTGTCCTCGTCCCTGGTGATGCGCCAGTCCACCAAGCTTCCGCAGGAATCGTTGGTGGTCTGA
- a CDS encoding glycoside hydrolase family 43 protein: protein MAVYNNPIVLQRADPWVLKVDGEYYFTGSDPEYNCIAIRHASTINDLQKAPETVVWRKHESGPASIYIWAPELHRINGAWYIYFAGAATDFETSGLPTHRMFVLENTDDDPTSDNWVEKGQIATPVDSFSLDATTEVIDGVQYLVWAQKDPAIEGNSNLYIAKMTNPWTLESEPVMLTKPEYDWECIDFLVNEGPAFLFHENKIYITYSASGTGVPYAVGLLTAERGSDLLDKASWTKSPVPVFKTCAEHGQYGPGHNSFTKSEDGADDLMVYHCRNYTEITGDPLFDPNRHARVGVVKWTEDGPDFGVPEPDNLWTPTTTDVLPADGGALAGTPAVRRS from the coding sequence ATGGCTGTTTACAACAATCCGATCGTGCTTCAGCGCGCAGATCCCTGGGTGCTTAAGGTTGACGGCGAGTATTACTTCACCGGCTCCGATCCGGAATACAACTGCATCGCCATTCGTCATGCGTCGACCATCAACGACCTGCAGAAGGCGCCGGAGACCGTGGTATGGCGCAAGCATGAATCCGGTCCGGCCAGCATCTACATCTGGGCGCCGGAACTGCATCGCATCAATGGTGCATGGTATATCTATTTCGCTGGTGCGGCAACGGATTTCGAGACCTCGGGACTGCCGACGCATCGTATGTTCGTGCTGGAGAACACCGATGACGACCCCACTTCCGACAACTGGGTCGAGAAGGGGCAGATCGCCACTCCGGTCGACTCCTTCTCCCTTGATGCCACCACCGAAGTGATCGATGGCGTGCAGTATCTGGTATGGGCTCAGAAGGATCCGGCGATCGAGGGCAATTCCAACCTGTATATCGCCAAGATGACCAATCCTTGGACGTTGGAAAGCGAACCGGTGATGCTCACCAAACCGGAATACGACTGGGAGTGCATCGACTTCCTCGTCAACGAAGGTCCGGCCTTCCTGTTCCATGAGAACAAGATCTACATCACCTATTCCGCTTCCGGCACGGGCGTCCCGTACGCCGTGGGCCTGCTGACCGCCGAGCGTGGCTCCGATTTGCTGGACAAGGCCTCCTGGACCAAGAGCCCGGTGCCGGTGTTCAAGACCTGCGCCGAGCACGGCCAGTACGGTCCGGGGCATAACTCCTTCACCAAGTCGGAGGATGGTGCCGATGATCTGATGGTCTACCACTGCCGCAACTACACGGAGATCACCGGGGATCCGCTGTTCGACCCGAACCGTCACGCCCGCGTCGGCGTGGTGAAATGGACCGAGGATGGCCCTGACTTCGGCGTTCCGGAGCCCGACAATCTGTGGACCCCGACCACGACCGACGTGCTGCCCGCCGATGGCGGAGCACTCGCGGGAACTCCTGCGGTGCGCCGATCATAG